The genomic region GTGCGGAAGCATCAACAAATCAACTTTAGGGGCGCCGATCACATGCTGAGCAATTTTTTCCCACTGCACGAGCCGATTATTATGAGCTGTTACCTGGGCGGCAGTATAGGGATTGTGCCCGGCGTCCAGCCAATTGACATCTGACGTCGAGACTTTCCGGAAGAAGTCCGGATCATCAAAAATCGGCGACTGCTGATTATCCGGTGTGGCGCCCGACTCATCTGGCACATCAAACAAAAGATATTTACCCGTTTGTGGGTCTGTCGCCTGGGGTCTGAACTGTGCGCGATATAACACGTAAGTATTGTCATCGCCATTGGAGGCGCCCGATCCCTCATGCACGTTTCGATAAGGCTTTTCCGGGTTTTGGAGGCCAACAAAGTAACGCACCATCGTCGTTCCAGGCGCGATCGGCAGCAATAGACCGGTTGGACGCACGACTTGAACTCCATTGACTGTTTCGATGACAATTGGCTCGTTGTCTAATGTCGGGTCCGCATAACGTCCTGACTGCTTTCGCGGAAGCACAAAGTCCAGTTTGGCGTTGAAGGCGTGTCCAAAAGTAGTTTGCCCAACATTAAAGTTGGGAATCTCCAGATTCAGGAAGTTGCTAAAACGCTCATAAGGATATCCGGTGTTAGGATCGACAGACGCTGCGGATGCTCCGACAAAAGGATGGCTGGCGTTGTCGTAAACATAGGCCGCACTTCCAAGCTCACGAGTTACAACCTCCATCGTCTTACGGGCAGAGTCCTGAGCGGCGGCGGTCGCCTGCGCTTGCTGCGTGAGTGAGAGCGAATCCACAAGTGGCTTAAGCAGGAGGCCAAAAAGCAGCACCGAGATCGCGATCACGACGAGCAGCTCGACGAGCGTAAACCCAGCCCTCGCGTCAGCGCGAGCGGTCGTGTTTCCTGATTTTTCAGAATGGACGTTAGTGTGTCGCATAAATCTCTTCAATGTGTGCATTATTGAGTGCGTGGCAGCAACGTGTCGATCACACGATGCTTCCACTGGTCGTTCTCACGCCAGACCACAATCGCGTTCGCGGAGACTCCGCGAACGGAGGTAATGGTCACTGGTTTCGTACTATCGTAATTCGCTAACTGCGCTATACCCGCCAAGGGAATAAAGCCAACGGATTTCCCATTCAAAATAACCGGCTGATTGATTGCCGAACTCGTGGTCGGCAGGGGAACCCTGTATCCATTGCCGCTCGAGTCATAATAGTTGACTGTGCCGGAAATCGAAACCGTCTTTCCAAAATCGCAGAACGGAAAGTCAACGCCTTGAACGTTGCCGCTCGCATCCACATTCACGCCGTAGAGATTGACGGGCCCAAGGTAACCTGGACGAGGCGCTGTTAAATCACTAGACTTCGTAGCGGCGGTATAGTAAGCCGGCGCCTTTTGTATCGCGACGCCCCAATCCGCCTGTCCCATATAATAGATTCGCAGGTGCAGGCCGTTTGAGTTGGGTGTCGCAGCCGGATCGTTATAAACGGTGTCGACTGGCGCCGCTCCCGCCTTAGGAAACGTCACTCGGCCATTCTTATAGCTGATCCCGACTTTTGTCTTATCCGTGGCGTCCCCATCTAAGTCAACGGCATTGGCGGAGCTGCTGAAAAGCTCACTATCTCCGTTTTCCAGATTGCAAATGATCAGATCCGCCGGAGCCAATGGGCCAAAGATCCCCGAGAAGAGTGTTTGATCGTACTGCGCGTCACCGATTTTTTTCAAATTGTCGATCGCGAGCCTTATCGTCCGATCCTCACTGACAACAGGTAAATCGCGATCTTCATGCAGAAGATGCCAGTCGTAAACATTGTAAGAGATGCGAGCTTTCAACGGCTGAGCGCCGTTACCGCCTGCGCCCAGAGGGTTAAAATCCAGAACTCCCATATTGACGCTTGGACCGACATTCCCTTTGCGAAGCTGGAACTCGTAAGGATCCGCAGACCATTTACTCGTGATAGTATCGTTGGGGGTAGTCGGAGCATCGCCGCCATCCAGCAGCGTAAAGGGTCGGTATAAGACTGCCGAGCCTTTGATCCAAT from Capsulimonas corticalis harbors:
- a CDS encoding type IV pilus modification PilV family protein — translated: MNSVYAQTTNRNAARRGTSLIEILVVLVILVFGILSVIRLFPAGFLVFRAAQNNGVAQRMGGSLLESVSKDNSAIADGIYIYRDDIGYDPTTAPDDTGKWKLDPKDPAYMDINKARRVVNETITVPPARAVTPANGQYSWASVHVLNYGPAVVNHMMPRVIDPGNSITVTSAPWTARIASSLPSGSTTDNSITSQDGTAAVDDPKGLLTSGNSEYLIDYDRHLIAVPSASYAQRFEFSVMTDAGVGICEYLVPAGLGDTWDAMPVVSVVNGAALPLTVNWIKGSAVLYRPFTLLDGGDAPTTPNDTITSKWSADPYEFQLRKGNVGPSVNMGVLDFNPLGAGGNGAQPLKARISYNVYDWHLLHEDRDLPVVSEDRTIRLAIDNLKKIGDAQYDQTLFSGIFGPLAPADLIICNLENGDSELFSSSANAVDLDGDATDKTKVGISYKNGRVTFPKAGAAPVDTVYNDPAATPNSNGLHLRIYYMGQADWGVAIQKAPAYYTAATKSSDLTAPRPGYLGPVNLYGVNVDASGNVQGVDFPFCDFGKTVSISGTVNYYDSSGNGYRVPLPTTSSAINQPVILNGKSVGFIPLAGIAQLANYDSTKPVTITSVRGVSANAIVVWRENDQWKHRVIDTLLPRTQ